ATTCCAGCTCAATCATAACCAGCATATTTTTAAAGCCTTCCATCATGCCTTATCCCTTCCTAATCATATAACGCATATGAGTAACATCGCTGATTCTACCCTTCTCCTCAAGCCGTGTCCCAACATATTTAAGGAAAACATCGTCCAAAGTTGGCTTAGTTATAGAAACCTTCCCTACGGATATGCCCTCGCCTTTTAAGATATTCATTAGACTTGGCAACGTGGATTCAGCATCATCAACAAACACGCTTAAACTACCATTTTCAACAAAAACATCCTTTACAAAACCTAATTTCCGAAATTCTTCAACTAATTCAGGTTTAAGGGTGGTCTTTTCAAGTGTAAATGCAACAATTTCGCCGCCCAAAGAATGCTTAAGCTCTTCACTTTTGCCTCTTGCCACTATTTTTCCTTGGTTAATTATGGCTATGTCATCAGCGTACAAGTCAGCCTCATCCATATAATGAGTATTAAAGAAAATGGTTACGCCATACTCCTTCTTGAAAACGCCGAGTCTTTCCCAAACAACTTCTCGCGCGGCTGGATCTAAGCCAATAGTTGGCTCGTCCAAAAACATGATTTTAGGCTTAATGAGCATGGCGCAAGCTATTTCAAGCCTTCTTATCATCCCGCCGGAATACGTCCTAACTAGTTCGTTTTTCACGTGAGTTAAACCCATATTTTCCAAAACTTCATCAATTATCTTACCTCTT
This sequence is a window from Candidatus Bathyarchaeia archaeon. Protein-coding genes within it:
- a CDS encoding ATP-binding cassette domain-containing protein codes for the protein MDFAVQVNSLVKVYDERVKALDGVDLNVEPGEAFALLGPNGAGKTTLIRILTTQLKPTAGEAYVFGLNVVRNGSKVRRLISYVPQEMSVWTDISGYENLLVYAKIFDIPSHERGKIIDEVLENMGLTHVKNELVRTYSGGMIRRLEIACAMLIKPKIMFLDEPTIGLDPAAREVVWERLGVFKKEYGVTIFFNTHYMDEADLYADDIAIINQGKIVARGKSEELKHSLGGEIVAFTLEKTTLKPELVEEFRKLGFVKDVFVENGSLSVFVDDAESTLPSLMNILKGEGISVGKVSITKPTLDDVFLKYVGTRLEEKGRISDVTHMRYMIRKG